From Enterococcus mundtii, the proteins below share one genomic window:
- a CDS encoding glycoside hydrolase family 35 protein: protein MQTFEIKEDFLLDGQPIKLISGAIHYFRLPQSQWEDSLYNLKALGANTVETYIPWNIHEPKEGEFNFERMNDFTAFVALAQQLGLMVILRPSVYICAEWEFGGLPAWLLKEPGIRLRSTDERFMTKVKKYYDALLPKILPLQISNGGPVIMIQIENEYGSYGMEKAYLRETKQLLENAGITVPLFTSDGAWNEVLDAGTLIEDDVFVTGNFGSHSKENSAVLQAFFEKHGKKWPLMCMEYWDGWFNRWGEPIIKRDAQDLANEVKDMLKVGSLNLYMFHGGTNFGFYNGCSARGNTDLPQLTSYDYDALLTEAGEPTEKYYAVQQAIKEVCPDVWQAEPRTKQLDSLGSYPIDTSVSLLNTKETLAKAVPTAYPMTMEQVSNGYGYVLYSLVLKNYYHENKVRIIEASDRVSVYVDETYQLTQDQTTIGEEFMIQGKTESEEIQLDVLVENHGRVNYGSKLNNPTQTKGIRGGIMQDIHFHQGYLHYPLPLSAEQLQLIDYQAGKNPAHPSFYQVSFDVTEPVDTYIDCSAYGKGVVFVNGINLGRYWNRGPIYSLYCPKDFLNQGANEVVIFETEGVEIHSLDFLIEPKVEQSV from the coding sequence ATGCAAACTTTTGAAATAAAAGAAGACTTTCTTTTAGATGGGCAACCGATCAAATTGATCAGTGGCGCCATTCACTATTTTCGTCTTCCTCAATCACAATGGGAAGATAGCTTATATAACTTGAAAGCATTGGGCGCAAATACTGTCGAAACCTATATTCCTTGGAATATCCATGAACCCAAAGAAGGCGAATTCAACTTCGAAAGAATGAATGATTTCACTGCTTTTGTTGCACTTGCTCAACAACTCGGACTAATGGTGATCCTACGTCCTTCTGTATACATTTGTGCAGAATGGGAGTTTGGCGGTCTACCCGCTTGGTTATTAAAAGAACCAGGTATTCGTTTGCGTTCGACGGATGAACGATTTATGACAAAAGTCAAAAAATACTATGATGCCTTACTGCCTAAGATCCTACCTTTGCAGATTTCAAACGGTGGCCCTGTTATCATGATCCAAATCGAGAATGAATATGGTTCTTATGGAATGGAAAAAGCGTATCTACGTGAAACGAAGCAACTACTAGAGAATGCCGGAATCACTGTTCCTCTATTTACTTCTGATGGTGCTTGGAATGAAGTATTGGATGCTGGAACGCTGATTGAAGATGATGTATTCGTCACTGGTAATTTTGGTAGTCATTCTAAAGAGAATAGTGCGGTCTTGCAAGCCTTTTTTGAGAAGCATGGGAAAAAATGGCCCTTGATGTGTATGGAATATTGGGATGGTTGGTTCAATCGCTGGGGCGAGCCGATCATCAAACGAGATGCTCAAGACCTAGCGAATGAAGTCAAAGATATGTTAAAAGTTGGTTCTTTGAATCTGTACATGTTCCATGGAGGCACCAATTTTGGTTTTTATAATGGCTGTTCTGCTCGTGGAAATACCGACTTACCGCAATTGACAAGCTATGACTACGATGCGTTGCTCACTGAAGCTGGTGAACCTACAGAAAAATATTATGCTGTCCAACAAGCAATCAAAGAAGTTTGCCCCGACGTATGGCAAGCAGAACCACGTACAAAACAATTAGACTCTCTTGGGAGTTACCCAATTGATACTAGCGTTTCTTTACTAAATACAAAAGAAACACTAGCAAAAGCGGTACCTACCGCATATCCTATGACGATGGAACAAGTCAGCAATGGATATGGCTATGTCTTATATTCCTTAGTGCTGAAAAACTATTACCATGAAAACAAAGTTCGGATCATCGAAGCAAGTGATCGAGTTTCCGTTTATGTGGACGAAACCTATCAATTGACGCAAGACCAAACAACGATCGGTGAAGAGTTCATGATCCAAGGAAAGACAGAAAGCGAAGAAATCCAATTAGATGTATTAGTAGAAAATCATGGAAGAGTCAATTATGGCTCAAAATTGAATAACCCGACCCAAACAAAAGGGATTCGTGGCGGAATCATGCAAGATATCCATTTCCATCAAGGCTATCTACATTATCCTTTGCCACTATCAGCCGAGCAACTTCAGCTGATCGATTATCAAGCTGGCAAAAATCCAGCTCACCCTTCGTTTTACCAGGTATCATTTGATGTAACAGAACCTGTAGATACGTATATTGATTGTTCCGCATATGGAAAAGGTGTTGTTTTTGTCAATGGGATCAACTTAGGGCGTTATTGGAATCGTGGCCCCATCTATTCACTTTATTGTCCAAAAGATTTCCTTAACCAAGGGGCAAATGAAGTGGTGATCTTCGAAACAGAAGGTGTCGAGATCCACTCTTTAGATTTTCTCATAGAACCGAAAGTTGAGCAAAGTGTTTGA
- a CDS encoding AI-2E family transporter, translating to MYSRFKESKLLFWTVELVLTIIGVFFILRMPNVFHPILRMASAIIMPLIIAGFFYYMFNPVVLFLEKHRVPRVLGYLLTLIVLLVIVFLTIMNILPQLVDQAVQLTRSIPAYADETSRWLTEIMQREEFRSLNLEEQFASANLSLSNLFNILLVSLTGSVSRILSFMMQFFILLFTVPFILLFMFKDGHKFIDALSPFFPQAIRGELRQTVRELNETLSAYISSTIVDAVIIGVMSFIAMTIFKQPYSLLLAVVCGVTNIIPYVGPFIGAVPAIIVGLFISPFQALYMALSILVIQQLDGNVIKPLLFGKTMNIHPLTIILVLIGAGSVAGIMGMLICIPVYAVIKTLVLNIRKIYLLRKFEQVPAEEQPKKIELEHE from the coding sequence ATGTATTCAAGGTTCAAAGAGTCAAAATTGTTATTTTGGACAGTGGAATTAGTCTTAACGATTATTGGCGTTTTCTTTATTTTACGTATGCCAAATGTGTTTCACCCGATTTTGAGAATGGCATCTGCAATCATTATGCCACTGATCATTGCTGGATTTTTCTATTACATGTTTAATCCAGTTGTCTTATTTTTAGAAAAACATCGAGTACCACGCGTGTTGGGCTATCTATTGACATTGATTGTCTTATTAGTGATCGTCTTTTTGACCATCATGAACATCTTGCCTCAATTGGTTGATCAAGCAGTGCAATTAACTAGAAGTATTCCTGCGTATGCAGACGAAACTAGTCGTTGGTTGACTGAGATCATGCAAAGAGAAGAGTTTCGTTCATTGAATCTAGAAGAACAGTTTGCGTCTGCCAACTTGTCGTTGAGCAACTTGTTCAATATCTTGTTGGTTAGTCTGACAGGGAGCGTTTCAAGAATTCTTTCTTTTATGATGCAATTCTTTATTTTATTGTTTACTGTCCCATTCATCTTATTATTTATGTTCAAAGATGGACATAAATTTATCGATGCGTTGTCGCCTTTCTTTCCTCAAGCAATTCGAGGAGAATTACGCCAAACGGTCAGAGAGTTGAATGAAACGTTATCTGCTTATATCAGTAGCACGATCGTGGATGCAGTGATCATTGGCGTGATGAGTTTTATTGCAATGACGATTTTCAAGCAGCCATATAGTTTGTTGCTGGCAGTCGTTTGCGGAGTGACGAATATCATACCGTACGTTGGCCCTTTTATTGGTGCAGTACCAGCTATTATTGTCGGACTGTTTATTTCGCCATTTCAAGCACTCTACATGGCGTTATCCATTCTTGTTATCCAACAATTGGATGGCAATGTGATCAAGCCATTACTCTTCGGAAAAACAATGAACATTCATCCACTAACGATCATTTTAGTATTGATCGGTGCAGGAAGTGTTGCTGGGATCATGGGAATGTTAATCTGTATCCCTGTGTATGCGGTGATCAAAACATTAGTATTGAATATTCGTAAGATTTATTTATTGCGGAAGTTTGAACAAGTTCCAGCAGAAGAACAACCCAAGAAAATTGAATTAGAACATGAATAA
- a CDS encoding MgtC/SapB family protein, whose product MEDMVLSIPEIIIRLSIALLFGGAIGFERQYKNRPAGMRTHILVCMGACIIALIQVEIASGALRNALEYPELVGTLRSDEARLIAQVVSGVGFLGAGTIIVTKQSVTGLTTAASLWAIAGLGIAIGMGFYAIALTSFVGIVFALTVVKRIIHVPTTKKLVIQFIHRKETKDFLNDYFEKRNITIEDVNFDVKFVDDYRIYKNVYTIDLPKGLTYAEVIEELSTYKNITNLHLVSLST is encoded by the coding sequence ATGGAGGATATGGTTTTATCCATACCAGAAATTATTATACGATTGAGTATCGCATTGCTTTTTGGCGGAGCAATTGGTTTTGAGCGACAATATAAAAACCGTCCAGCAGGGATGCGTACACATATTTTGGTTTGTATGGGGGCTTGTATTATTGCCTTGATCCAAGTGGAAATTGCTAGTGGTGCGTTGAGAAATGCATTAGAGTATCCTGAATTAGTTGGGACCCTCCGTTCAGATGAAGCTCGCTTGATTGCACAAGTTGTCAGTGGCGTCGGCTTTTTAGGAGCAGGTACGATCATTGTTACGAAACAATCAGTGACTGGGTTAACGACCGCAGCATCACTTTGGGCAATCGCAGGATTGGGTATTGCAATCGGAATGGGTTTTTATGCCATTGCACTCACTAGTTTCGTCGGTATTGTGTTTGCATTGACTGTAGTGAAGCGCATCATCCATGTACCAACAACAAAAAAATTAGTGATCCAATTTATTCATCGAAAAGAAACCAAGGATTTCTTGAATGATTATTTTGAAAAAAGAAACATTACGATCGAGGATGTCAATTTTGATGTAAAATTTGTGGATGATTACCGTATTTATAAAAACGTGTATACGATCGATTTACCAAAAGGATTGACGTATGCAGAAGTGATCGAAGAATTATCCACGTATAAAAATATTACTAACTTACATCTGGTTAGTTTATCTACCTGA
- the nagB gene encoding glucosamine-6-phosphate deaminase, producing the protein MEIIRVKNAEEGGKKAFEIIKNGMENGAKVLGLATGSTPITLYKEMTSSDMDFSNMTSVNLDEYVGLGGSDDQSYRHFMNVELFDKKPFKETFVPDGKAADLDQACQSYDQIIEEHPIDIQILGIGQNGHIGFNEPGAPFDGKTSVVDLTESTINANKRFFDKVEDVPTKAVSMGIGSILNGKKIVLMAYGESKAEAIKGMINGPVTTDMPASALQNHDDVIVIVDEAAASKL; encoded by the coding sequence ATGGAAATCATTCGTGTGAAAAATGCTGAAGAAGGCGGAAAAAAAGCTTTTGAGATAATTAAAAATGGAATGGAAAATGGTGCGAAAGTTCTAGGTTTAGCAACAGGGAGTACGCCAATCACTTTATATAAAGAAATGACTTCAAGCGACATGGATTTCAGTAACATGACTTCTGTTAACTTGGATGAGTATGTTGGACTAGGTGGCTCAGATGATCAAAGCTACCGCCATTTTATGAATGTTGAATTATTCGACAAGAAACCATTTAAAGAAACATTCGTACCTGATGGAAAAGCAGCTGATTTAGATCAAGCTTGTCAATCCTACGACCAAATCATTGAAGAACATCCAATCGATATCCAAATTTTAGGGATCGGTCAAAACGGTCACATCGGTTTTAATGAGCCTGGTGCTCCATTTGATGGAAAAACAAGTGTTGTCGATTTAACTGAATCAACAATCAATGCCAATAAACGTTTCTTTGATAAAGTGGAAGACGTCCCAACGAAAGCAGTTTCTATGGGAATCGGCTCAATTCTAAACGGTAAAAAAATCGTCTTGATGGCTTATGGCGAAAGTAAAGCAGAAGCAATCAAAGGAATGATCAACGGACCTGTTACCACAGATATGCCAGCAAGTGCTTTGCAAAATCATGATGACGTGATAGTCATTGTTGATGAAGCAGCAGCAAGCAAATTATAA
- a CDS encoding Fic family protein: MSYKPLKITFYENRNEFEEEYNSRFNFFSTFKTGLKIHPFDREQRITTESYELFYIPLLEHENLKERIQKNSSEIERYISMLPPIIQRNIFNSQIIDEIKSTNDIEGIQSTRKEIGTAIKKRNSDEIVRFKGIVNMYMNLGESEFEEIHDIVKIRNIYDELFRKDIPEEDQPDGQLFRKEVVYIGSENKRVHQGNPNEETIIRDLNNLVLFMNRKDIPFLLKCVITHYYFEYIHPFYDGNGRMGRFLISNYLSRKLDFLTGITISNAITHDKKAYGKLFEEVSNPRNKADLTLFVQNMYQLIIDGQTKVIEELQIAKAKLDNAINNLKKLDLKDKDMVEVLFVLIQGHLYNEVNEYITDIELRKHLNISYPKLKQINQYLIAKKLIVQIKKKPSIHILSTEFQERLESFS; the protein is encoded by the coding sequence ATGAGCTATAAACCATTAAAAATTACTTTTTATGAAAATAGAAACGAATTTGAGGAAGAGTATAACTCTAGATTTAACTTTTTTTCTACTTTTAAGACTGGACTTAAAATTCATCCTTTTGATCGAGAGCAACGTATCACAACAGAAAGTTATGAACTATTTTACATACCATTATTAGAACATGAAAACTTAAAAGAAAGAATTCAAAAAAATTCATCAGAAATTGAAAGATACATTAGTATGCTTCCGCCGATTATCCAGAGAAACATCTTTAATTCGCAAATCATTGATGAAATAAAATCAACAAACGATATTGAAGGTATACAAAGTACAAGAAAAGAAATCGGAACAGCAATAAAGAAAAGAAATAGTGATGAAATAGTTAGATTTAAAGGAATAGTAAATATGTACATGAACTTGGGTGAGTCTGAGTTTGAGGAGATTCACGATATTGTGAAAATACGAAATATATATGATGAATTATTTCGTAAAGATATTCCAGAAGAGGATCAACCAGATGGACAGCTATTCAGAAAGGAAGTAGTCTATATAGGTTCTGAGAACAAACGAGTTCATCAAGGTAATCCTAACGAGGAAACAATCATAAGAGATTTAAATAATCTCGTTTTATTTATGAACAGAAAAGATATTCCTTTTTTATTAAAATGCGTGATTACCCATTACTATTTTGAATATATCCATCCTTTTTACGATGGAAATGGTCGGATGGGGAGATTTTTAATTTCAAATTATCTTTCTAGAAAATTAGATTTTTTAACTGGGATCACAATTTCAAATGCAATCACACATGACAAAAAAGCTTATGGAAAGTTATTCGAAGAAGTTTCAAATCCGAGAAATAAAGCGGATTTGACTCTGTTTGTACAAAATATGTATCAATTGATTATTGATGGACAAACTAAGGTGATTGAAGAGCTACAGATAGCAAAAGCCAAACTAGATAATGCAATTAATAATCTTAAAAAATTGGATCTGAAAGACAAAGATATGGTTGAAGTATTATTTGTATTGATTCAAGGTCATTTATATAATGAGGTAAATGAATATATTACGGACATTGAATTGAGAAAACACCTTAATATATCTTATCCTAAATTAAAACAAATCAATCAATATTTGATCGCTAAAAAGCTCATTGTACAGATTAAAAAGAAACCCTCAATCCATATCCTTTCAACAGAATTTCAAGAGAGGCTAGAGTCATTTTCATAA
- a CDS encoding MFS transporter — protein MEMNKQTPLSKSLILLLAITCGVVVANMYYIQPIGTKVAANLSVNTSAVGLLTMLTQLGYALGLLFLVPLGDVVDRPKLIIRMAGLSALSLLAAFFAPNFALFAVASFLIGLLSIVPQIIIPYGAVLAGPAARGKTMGILLSGLLMGILLSRTVSGLLASWFSWRSVYLFALCLVGALTVLLYLKLPRTQGTLEKESTVSYLASLKSLPKLVKEQRLLREAAINGFFMFGTFSLFWSTLIFYISSPAYGWGTFEAGILAIFGLSGAVAAPIVGRLADTYSERRIVGMGLVMQTISFLALFVAGDYVAVLLVAIILLDVGNQFGQVANQSRVQGLGEATSNRNNTIFMFMYFIGGATGSLLGSVMWQHYGWVGVTVTGLIFQLCAFFFQAIIYPDKRK, from the coding sequence ATGGAAATGAATAAGCAAACACCGCTTTCGAAATCATTGATTTTATTATTAGCGATCACCTGTGGGGTCGTCGTCGCAAATATGTATTATATCCAACCAATTGGCACAAAAGTAGCGGCAAATTTATCAGTCAATACGAGTGCTGTGGGTTTGTTGACGATGCTGACTCAATTAGGCTATGCATTAGGATTATTATTTTTAGTTCCATTAGGGGATGTTGTCGATCGACCTAAATTGATCATTCGCATGGCGGGATTATCTGCACTATCCTTATTAGCAGCCTTTTTTGCACCAAACTTTGCTTTATTTGCAGTTGCTTCTTTCTTGATTGGTCTACTATCGATCGTTCCGCAAATCATTATTCCTTACGGCGCCGTACTTGCAGGACCAGCAGCGCGAGGAAAAACCATGGGGATCTTATTGAGTGGTTTACTAATGGGCATCTTGCTCTCTCGAACTGTTTCAGGACTTCTTGCTAGTTGGTTTTCTTGGCGTAGTGTTTACCTATTTGCCCTTTGCCTAGTTGGAGCGCTAACTGTGCTACTCTATTTAAAATTACCGAGAACACAAGGAACGTTGGAAAAAGAGTCAACAGTCTCTTATCTTGCCTCACTAAAAAGTTTACCGAAACTCGTCAAAGAGCAACGATTGTTGCGTGAAGCTGCAATCAATGGCTTTTTTATGTTTGGAACGTTTTCGCTTTTTTGGTCAACGCTGATCTTTTATATCAGTAGTCCAGCTTATGGATGGGGAACTTTTGAAGCAGGGATCTTGGCAATCTTTGGTTTGTCGGGAGCAGTAGCTGCACCGATCGTTGGTCGCTTGGCGGATACTTATTCGGAAAGACGAATCGTTGGTATGGGCTTAGTGATGCAGACAATTAGTTTTCTCGCTTTGTTTGTTGCGGGTGACTATGTTGCCGTCCTATTAGTTGCAATCATTTTATTAGATGTTGGGAACCAGTTCGGGCAAGTAGCGAATCAAAGCAGAGTACAAGGGCTTGGCGAAGCAACAAGTAATCGCAACAACACGATTTTTATGTTTATGTACTTTATCGGTGGAGCAACAGGCTCTTTATTAGGCTCAGTGATGTGGCAGCATTATGGTTGGGTAGGTGTGACTGTTACGGGACTGATTTTCCAATTGTGCGCGTTTTTCTTTCAAGCAATTATTTATCCTGATAAAAGAAAATAA
- a CDS encoding TVP38/TMEM64 family protein: MKKQYIRNTLIGLGLLLILFVGYQLYLEYRPDIHLLLDPQASRKEWMREIRSHGVSAAFILTLLISLMCAVPGIPTSVIGVVVGLSYGPFLGTVINVTGNALGNILSIILMQHLSFMDHSKKENRWVKAIRRMKHPKIGVMIGYMVPVIPSSVVNFAATSLNLSVRELLLSILIGVVPSSLLYACGGEALFHGEHIKALVLVASVLVLTVLVVIIYRDRRKHLVK; this comes from the coding sequence ATGAAAAAGCAATATATACGTAATACATTGATTGGTTTAGGATTACTGCTGATTTTGTTTGTTGGCTATCAACTTTATTTAGAGTATCGACCAGATATCCACTTATTGCTAGATCCACAGGCAAGCCGCAAAGAATGGATGCGAGAAATTCGTTCACACGGAGTATCTGCGGCGTTTATTTTGACGCTGTTGATCAGTTTGATGTGTGCGGTGCCAGGTATTCCTACTTCTGTGATCGGTGTGGTCGTCGGCCTAAGTTATGGTCCATTTCTAGGAACAGTTATCAATGTAACAGGCAATGCACTTGGAAATATCTTATCGATCATTTTGATGCAACATTTATCCTTTATGGATCATAGTAAAAAAGAGAATCGTTGGGTCAAAGCAATACGTCGGATGAAGCATCCAAAAATAGGAGTCATGATCGGCTATATGGTACCGGTGATTCCGTCTTCTGTCGTGAACTTTGCCGCAACCTCCTTAAATCTTTCGGTTCGTGAGTTATTATTATCGATCCTTATCGGCGTAGTGCCATCTTCCCTTTTATATGCGTGTGGCGGAGAAGCATTGTTTCATGGGGAACATATAAAAGCACTTGTTTTGGTCGCTAGTGTGTTAGTTTTAACAGTATTGGTGGTCATTATCTATCGTGATCGAAGAAAACATTTAGTTAAATAA
- a CDS encoding RNA-binding domain-containing protein, translating to MKDEIFTEPKENFQLEFKKSQTKLSNDVWSTYSAFANTNGGIIILGIEELVSKKEYQVVGVDNPEKVITEFWNCIHDKQKVSVNLLTNEDVQTFKVSGKSIIEINVPKAPYERRPVYINNNKSKTYIRTDDGDRIADDAQFKYLIVDSQNDIDSELLQNYDIDDLNLETVNEYRNLLYKNTNNSKYFELSHEELLKNIGVLKKDRQDSKSPYRLTIGGLLFLGKYNSITDRFKKFQLDYFKKQSFLDTDWRDRVSSGDMNYPEMNLFSFYNLVIQKLELSVPDSYRQEENMTRGSYRTDLLLALKEALVNTLMHAYYVSDKVIKIINCDDYVSFYNPGEMKVSKDEFINGSFSVTRNSIISTLFRRVGIAEKGGSGGPRIFEVATKNSLRTPEVDTNFDSTEVRIWKINMLESLSGLNEVETSIIKYAMEKPAFKIKDIVNSTSYKDHTVRKNVNNLVEKEMLQKIGNGKATMFVLSSSEETGVMTFKRLLKEIEVGFMKSK from the coding sequence TTGAAAGATGAAATCTTCACAGAACCAAAAGAAAATTTCCAACTTGAGTTTAAAAAGTCTCAAACTAAACTATCGAATGATGTATGGTCAACTTATAGTGCGTTTGCAAATACTAATGGCGGAATTATAATTTTAGGTATAGAAGAGCTAGTATCTAAAAAAGAATACCAAGTAGTTGGAGTCGACAACCCAGAAAAAGTTATTACGGAATTTTGGAATTGTATCCATGATAAACAAAAAGTTAGTGTTAATTTACTTACTAATGAAGATGTTCAAACATTCAAAGTATCAGGTAAATCTATTATAGAAATAAATGTACCCAAAGCACCGTATGAAAGAAGACCAGTTTATATAAACAACAACAAAAGTAAAACATATATTAGAACAGACGATGGTGATCGTATTGCAGATGATGCACAATTTAAATATCTAATCGTAGACTCGCAGAATGATATTGATAGTGAGCTGTTGCAAAACTATGACATAGACGATTTAAATCTTGAAACAGTGAACGAATATAGAAATCTACTTTATAAAAATACGAATAATTCTAAATATTTTGAGCTTAGTCATGAAGAATTATTAAAGAATATTGGAGTATTAAAAAAAGATAGACAAGATTCTAAGTCGCCATATAGACTAACAATAGGCGGATTATTATTTTTGGGCAAATATAATTCTATAACTGATAGATTTAAAAAATTTCAATTAGATTATTTTAAAAAACAAAGCTTTTTAGATACTGACTGGCGAGATAGGGTATCAAGTGGAGATATGAATTATCCTGAGATGAACTTGTTTTCGTTCTACAATTTAGTTATTCAAAAATTAGAACTCAGTGTGCCTGATTCCTATAGACAAGAAGAAAATATGACGAGAGGGTCCTATAGAACAGACTTATTACTTGCATTAAAAGAAGCATTAGTAAATACATTAATGCATGCTTATTATGTCTCTGATAAAGTAATTAAAATAATCAATTGTGATGATTACGTAAGTTTCTACAACCCGGGAGAAATGAAAGTTTCTAAAGATGAATTTATAAATGGAAGTTTTTCTGTAACAAGAAATTCGATTATCTCAACGTTATTTAGAAGAGTTGGAATTGCTGAAAAAGGAGGATCAGGAGGACCTAGAATTTTTGAGGTAGCTACAAAGAACAGCTTGCGTACTCCAGAAGTTGATACCAATTTTGATTCTACTGAAGTCAGGATATGGAAAATAAATATGTTAGAAAGTTTAAGTGGTCTGAACGAAGTAGAAACTAGCATAATTAAATATGCCATGGAAAAACCTGCTTTTAAAATTAAAGATATAGTAAATTCTACAAGCTATAAAGATCACACTGTTAGAAAAAATGTAAATAACTTAGTTGAAAAGGAGATGCTACAAAAGATAGGTAATGGTAAAGCCACCATGTTTGTTTTAAGCTCTTCTGAGGAAACTGGGGTGATGACGTTTAAAAGATTACTGAAAGAAATAGAAGTTGGTTTTATGAAGAGTAAGTAG
- the rplL gene encoding 50S ribosomal protein L7/L12, with translation MALNIENIVAELKEATILELNDLVKAIEEEFGVSAAAPVAAVAAGGGAAAEEQTEFTVELTAAGDQKVKVIKAVREATGLGLKEAKAVVDGAPAPVKEGVSKEEAEELKAKLEEVGASVTVK, from the coding sequence ATGGCATTGAACATTGAAAACATCGTTGCTGAGTTAAAAGAAGCAACTATCCTAGAACTTAACGACCTAGTTAAAGCTATTGAAGAAGAATTTGGCGTATCTGCTGCTGCTCCTGTAGCTGCAGTTGCTGCTGGTGGCGGTGCTGCTGCTGAAGAACAAACTGAATTCACTGTAGAATTAACTGCAGCTGGAGACCAAAAAGTTAAAGTTATCAAAGCAGTTCGTGAAGCAACTGGCTTAGGCTTGAAAGAAGCTAAAGCTGTAGTTGATGGCGCTCCTGCACCAGTTAAAGAAGGCGTTTCTAAAGAAGAAGCTGAAGAATTAAAAGCTAAACTTGAAGAAGTTGGCGCTTCTGTAACAGTTAAATAA
- the rplJ gene encoding 50S ribosomal protein L10 yields the protein MSEAIIAKKAAIVDEVSAKFTEAASVVVVDYRGLTVDEVTRLRKQLREANVEMKVIKNSILSRAAKKAGLDGMDEVFTGPTAVAFSNEDVVAPAKIMDEFAKDAKALEIKGGIIEGKVSTLEEITALAKLPNREGLLSMLLSVLQAPVRNVAYAVKAVADKEDGDAA from the coding sequence ATGAGTGAAGCAATTATCGCAAAAAAAGCAGCAATCGTTGACGAAGTAAGTGCAAAATTTACAGAAGCAGCTTCTGTAGTCGTAGTTGACTACCGTGGATTAACTGTTGATGAAGTAACACGCTTACGTAAACAACTTCGTGAAGCTAACGTTGAAATGAAAGTTATCAAAAACTCAATCCTTTCACGTGCAGCTAAAAAAGCCGGCCTAGACGGCATGGACGAAGTTTTCACTGGCCCTACAGCCGTTGCATTCAGTAACGAAGATGTAGTAGCACCAGCGAAAATCATGGACGAATTTGCTAAAGATGCAAAAGCATTAGAAATCAAAGGCGGTATCATCGAAGGTAAAGTATCTACATTGGAAGAAATCACAGCATTGGCAAAATTGCCAAACCGCGAAGGACTTCTATCTATGTTGCTATCTGTACTACAAGCGCCAGTCCGCAACGTGGCTTACGCTGTCAAAGCAGTCGCAGACAAAGAAGATGGAGATGCAGCTTAA
- the rplA gene encoding 50S ribosomal protein L1: protein MAKKSKKMQEALKKVDSNKVYSVAEAVALAKETNIAKFDATVEVAYRLNVDPKKADQQIRGAVVLPNGTGKTQTVLVFAKGDKAKEAEAAGADFVGDDDMVQKIQNGWFDFDVVVATPDMMATVGRLGRVLGPKGLMPNPKTGTVTMDVTKAINEVKAGKVTYRVDKAGNIHVPIGKVSFDNEKLVENFAAIHDVLVKAKPSAAKGQYMKNITVTTTFGPGIHVDQASF, encoded by the coding sequence ATGGCTAAAAAGAGCAAAAAAATGCAAGAAGCATTGAAAAAAGTGGATTCAAATAAAGTTTATTCTGTCGCTGAAGCAGTAGCATTAGCGAAAGAAACAAACATTGCAAAATTTGATGCAACAGTTGAAGTTGCATACCGTCTAAACGTAGACCCTAAAAAAGCAGACCAACAAATTCGTGGAGCTGTTGTATTACCAAACGGAACTGGTAAAACACAAACTGTTTTAGTATTTGCTAAAGGAGACAAAGCAAAAGAAGCTGAAGCAGCTGGTGCAGACTTCGTTGGTGACGACGACATGGTTCAAAAAATCCAAAACGGATGGTTTGACTTTGACGTAGTTGTTGCAACACCTGACATGATGGCTACTGTTGGTCGTCTAGGACGTGTATTAGGACCTAAAGGCTTAATGCCAAACCCTAAAACTGGTACTGTAACAATGGACGTAACAAAAGCAATCAACGAAGTAAAAGCTGGTAAAGTAACTTACCGCGTTGACAAAGCTGGAAACATCCACGTACCAATCGGTAAAGTTTCTTTCGACAACGAAAAATTAGTTGAAAACTTTGCTGCGATCCATGATGTATTAGTGAAAGCTAAACCATCTGCAGCTAAAGGTCAATACATGAAAAACATTACTGTAACAACAACATTTGGACCTGGTATCCATGTAGACCAAGCTTCTTTCTAA